The sequence below is a genomic window from Corvus cornix cornix isolate S_Up_H32 chromosome 1, ASM73873v5, whole genome shotgun sequence.
AAGGCActctttactttttcttacatCCACAACTTTTATGAGTCCTCCCCTCTTCTTTGGATTTCCTTCTCCTTGATTTCTTTGACACATCAGcctttttttcactctgaattACACATACCTCCCTGCATCCTGTTTCAGTACTGtcatattttccttctccctcttcgACTTATTCCTCACTGTGTCTGCATCCTCTCAGTCCCTcatgctgcattttcagataCTGTTTTTGTTACTGCCTGTGATGGTTCCAAGATGCCCTTTCTATCATGGCGCACGGCAGTTTTGCTCCTGATCTCAAAAACTTCAATGCTGTGTCACCCAGAAAACTTGAGTAATTGGGTGCTACTACTGTTACAGAATTTGTTATTTGAGGTCTCTTACCTGTGCTCCTGAGTGGTGTATTTGAGCAATTCTGCAAGCTGTAGAGGATATTTGCAGATTTTCTGAACAGGCGTGAGCAGAAAACCATCGATGGCAATGTCAATCATCTGCTGAAGCAAGCGACAGGCCTCAAAGAAGTGGCGGTATTTGCCCTGCTTCATTAGTTTGGAGAGTTCAATGCAGGCACTGGGATGATTGTTACAATACTCTGAATAAATAGCAAAGCCTTCTTGctataaaaaaaaggaagttacAGCGTTACTACAGTATTTGTCTATAAAGgagaaaagctatttttgtaACATCTACGATATAGAATTAGATTAAGTAATCCCTTTTCTATATTGCTTCTAGGCTGATCAGCCTTGAAAGTATGCAGAGATCTACTCTGTAGCTGTCAAAACTATGTACTTTCTTTGtcagaacacagaaataaaggtCTCTGTTGAGTCAGGATAATCAAACCCACtttaagaagtatttttctttgggaagacTGCTATAGGTTTAGCAAGTGTCTATCAAGAACTCACAGCCTATTTCCCCACTACCTAATTTCCTTTACATCTTTATGAAGGTTTTGCATGCTGAATATGAGATCACTGCAAATAATCCAGCTCATCTGTGATCATTACAGTTTTGACAAGGAAACTTAAAACTGTTCACAAAATTACATGATCGCTAAAGATGAGGGCAAAtctaaaacaaatatttatttatttaattgcaaGTTACTTCACATTCTAAAATGCTGCCAAGTTTAGTATTTAAGAAGCACTTGTTACTAAAATCCCCTCCTAATATGGTAACTTGGCTTTTTACTATGATATTTTGttaatttcataaataaaagcaaCTTTTTCAACCTACGTGTTGAAGAAAACATGACCCTATTTCACTTAGATGAGGCTCCTCTTTGTTGTACTGTTTCTCAAGATCCTTCAGAAACTTCCTTTGGAACTTGTAAATATCTTCAATATTTCCAAAAATGGTGCTTAACTGAGATGTAGTGAACATTCCTGTATGTTTGCGACACTGCCGAATGTAAccctgaaatgaaataaaaaacactcCTTAGTCTGAGGATGTGAGACAGGTCCTACCCTGAACAAAATCATTTGAGCTGGCAGGACCCCTGTGCTCTACAGGCAGGGGAGTGGTTTCCCAGCCACACACCAAAGCACAAGTTCAGATTTGCATCTGAGATGTCCACACATGGATTCTTGGGGTCCAGCTCCTGTCTCCAGGTACCCCAAATGAACCAGGGAACCTCCCGAGTGTAAAGCCCACTCACATCTCCCTGTTTCGAATACAATGCAGGGACTGAACCTCCAGGAATAGCTGCTGTGCTCACAGTCTCACAGCAGTTATGGCACCAGGGTTCAGGGAGTGCAAAGGTTAACTGATATGACAGGGGCTATCTGCCAGGCTCCTCGATTTGGCTGCTGTCAGGTAGGTCTCCCCTGAACAGCTCTTGGAGCAGACAGCTGAAATAGCCTTGCAGTTGCTCTGGTGAGGTTCACCAGGAAGCAACACTGACTATTGCTGGCCCTGTTATGAATATTCCTGTCTCCTCCACAGCCATCTGCTCTGAGAGCTGGGCAGTGGCTACACTGCAAGCCAGCTACCGCACTTCCTACTGTACCAACAAGGAAAGCTAATTCCTGTGTGGCTCCTGTAATGTGGACTGCAGACACTTCTTGAATGTAAAACATGTTTTATGGTTTATACTCCAGCTTCATGATCCTGGCTACAATCAGCCTTAGTGATTCATTCTAGGGCTGAGCTTGCAAATTTGGATTACTATCTGTGTAGCTTTTCTGGCTTAGTCTTAACTCGAGTGTATTTTCAGCCTTAAGTCCTACTTGGCACCACCCTACAGATTCACTCCGAGGTCAGCAGACCATCTCTACCCTGTATGTTGCACATGGCACATTGCTTCTCTTCTTGGAAAATGTGTGCTTGCTCTCTTATACTAAACTCAGAGGCTtgccagattttaaaaaagaggtaTAGAATATACGTATTAGAAAAAATTGATTAATTAATATCTGTCTAAGTCTTAACAGGTCAGTAAAATAGGAGAGTCATGTCATAGAACTCAGCTAACCATGGGAGCAACATAGGTGAGTGTACAAATTCTTCCCTGACCTTTCATGAACACAATCTATCTTTCTAGCTTAAGTAAATAATGAATAGAAATGacaaaatttacatttaatgctttaaaataagcCAACTAGTAACCAATTTTTTGAcctaaaaatgaaaggaaaaataaaattcaaaaccCACTGTTGCCTTGTCTACTTTGCTATGCATGAAATAATCTAATGGTAAGTGGTGGACAGAATGACAAATACAAGGACAGACTTAGCAAACCAAGGgtacaaagaatatttttgtaggTTGCTTAGCACCATTCCAGATGCAAACCACAAAGACAGATCAAATACAGGTCAAATGCATCACAACCTACGTCAAAAGAGGCAAACTTCAGTGAAAAGTATTAAGAAGCTTCCTGCCCAAGTGTGAGCCTCTAACAAATATTgagaaaaatagcagaaaatcACCCCCATTTTATGGTTCAAACAAGCAATGTAGATTTAAAACACCTTTAGATTTCTTCATAGCTTCTAAGCATCCAGTAAAAATCTCCTCACtcaaaaaaacaggaaaaaaaaccactcagcAAATACTCTTTCCAAGTTACTTCCAAGAGGTTTTACCACTgaactgtaaattattttattatagttACTCAGAGTTTTCTATATAAAGTGGTAAAAAGCTCTAAATAAACTGGACTTCCTTCTCTCATTTATAATGGAAATAGCAGTCAGAGAGGCACTTCTTCACTGTCAAAAAtggaagtttttttaaaagaaaggaagcaatGGCTCATGGCAGTCATCAGAGAGGAAAGCCGTAAGAGGAAACAAGAAGGATTTGACTGACAGCCTCAGAAGTGCAATTGGGAGTATTTTGATGTGAGAAACCACTGTGGGTCTCAAGTTATATGGAATGATTTGTTCCCGTTAGGTCAGCAGAACGTCCTCAGGTTAAAGCATGTACCTCACAGATGTCCTTGAGATGCTTGATATAGACTCgttctgttttcataatttcCTGTATAACGTTGGTTCTCATCTGATCCCTGTTTTCAGCTATTTTCTGGCGATGCTTGCTAATATCTGAATCTTGTTCTTCGTCCTGGATATTACTACAATTTTCTGGCACTTCTTCCTGATTAACTCgcagctgcagccagaacaAACAAAGCAATTAGAGTGAAGCAGAAAGTTTTACAATATGTGGTAAAACTCTTACAAACTTCTTATACTTAAGAGAAGAGTGGATACAGAAATGTTCCCATTTTCACCTTATAGAGGGGGTTTCACAACAGGATTTATCTCACTGTACTCACTGCACATTCAAATAAAGTTGAGATTTCTGTCTGGTTAAATACATGGCTTTCTACTCACAGTATTTGAGAGAGACCATGTTGTGCTGTCCACATGCTTTTCAGAGTTAAGCTTATTTCTGACCCTTACTAATAGTTGATGTGTTTGGCCAAGTTAGCATAGGGGTAAAACTTACAAAAGTAGACACTCAACCACTTTTAAACAGTTTCCCTCTACCTCATCTGTATGATGTGGATAGCAGCACctcattttttaacttctgatCGCCCATGTTGTCTAGAGATctaagaaagggaaagagaggaacCACTGCTGCACTTTGTGTACACAGTACTTCATGCAGTGTGGCCCAAGCTTCACTACAGGTTCTCAAAAGATAGTTCAAATTACTTTCTAAAACATACTTCAATTTTATACCATCTGAGAGTTATACTGTCATTAATCTGGGTGTGCTCTGATTGCGGAGTTCAGACTGTGAACCAGATTTCTACACTATGTCATTGATAATAAATTAAACCCTATTTTACCAAGAAATCCCTGCAGCATAGCTCTCCCCAACCCCTTAGGAGAACTGTTGTGTCCTCTCTGTATACACTCATGACTTCTGGTTGAGCTTGCTGCTCTTGTAATCTCTGCTTGAGAAATTCCTTCGGTTACGAAGGGACCAAACAAAGGAAGAAGACAGAGTAGAAGTTGTCAGAGGAGCTAAGGGATCTTAGGGTGTGattccctgctgcttttttccttgtaaacTCATTAGGGGTTACACGGCTGATGTTCAGCTATAAACATGCTGAGGATCAGGTATGAAATGTAATGCCATGACAACTGTTGCACTCTGCTAGGAATCTTGCAATGGTGCAAaagcaggaagcagaagagTTACTCACCCTGACAAAGCTAGCTGGAAACCAGGCTTCCTTGTCCTCATTTCTGCCCCACCACCAGTCTTTGTTGGAAGCTTCTAGAACTCTAATGACATCTCCAGCTTTGAAGCCCAGCTCTTGATCATCCATAGTGACATGGTCCCAGAGAGCCTCTGCATAGACGACGGTGCCGTCACTTATCAGCTAAGataggaagaaaatgagattgtGAAGGACAGAAGATAAACCAGGAAGTGTTTATAAACAACAGAGATCAAAATAGCTCACTAGAGTGCCTACTACTCCTGCTGTTACAGgataaaactaaaatttaagattttcagaaatgtatgCATATACTCATTAGTGAAAACAATTAGAATCCTGCTCCAGAGCAGTTACAGAGGGTAACAGTTATAGTCTGTGATGGTTTAAAACCCAGGGGGAAAATTAAATCCACTCAAGCAGTCCCCTTTCCCCCACTCCCTTCCTATACTGGAGGAAACACTAGGAGATGTTATAAGATGGAATCACAGTCTACTGAAAAACTGCAATAACCACGACAATGTTAATAAAAGAGCGTACAAAAGCAAGTTTACCCACAAGAAGGTATTTACCactgaacaaacaaaactgcttcCCAAAGAAACTAGCTACTGCCATTGAATTTTTTATGACCATGAGATCTCAGACCTGTAGAAAACATCCCTCCACatcccccatccctgtccctgccctccctaTCCCATCATTCCAGCAACGCAAAGCCCCGGACATTACCTCATTAATTGCTAGCTGTTCCCCTCCGGGCTGCAGGTACCTGGGAGCAGCTTGGCAGAGCTCCTCGTAGCTGTAATCTTCCTCACTGCCATTGTCATCCACTAAGGCTGAAGATTCAGTCGCACCATCTGCAGCAACTAAAACAAAAGTGCAACAGCTGTTTGCTTCATCATTTTTAtgattcaaagaaaaacaacagtgcAAGAGGAATTGCTGAGAAATTGCCTTTGTTGTCACGAATAAAACAATagcagcagaagaggagggCAGCATAGCTCTCAGGAAAACCACCTTTGTGTCATTAAGTATGTTTTACTCTTCTTcagaattttctcatttagCACCTGATAAAACTGAGAAACTTTTGTATGCAAAAAACCAGAACTACAACAATGCCTTACTTATTTTTTACCAGAGGAAACCTCAAATGACCTGTATCAGAAGGGAGGGCcctgaggccatttcccagGTGGCAGATGAGAAAGCTtcagcagcccccagcagtCAGTGAGGACACTGCCACCCCCAGGCTGGGTGCCCCCACACAGTCACATCCCCTGCGGGAACATAAAGACCCAGTGGTTCCGTGCCCAACCACCCACAAGAGGGGTGGGCAGCCCgtgtgcagccccagctctgcgccggctgctgccacctctcccATGCACTGGAgaggctctggcagcagcaaggcTCAAGGGGACAGGGAGTCCAGACTGGGCACGGTGGAATGGCCTTACAAAAAACCTCTCCTAATTGTCCCAAATGACAAAAATGTCTTGGTTTAACAACTGTACATTTTCTGGCCAAAGAGGCAGCTTTGTATAGAAAGAGAGGCCAGGACTAAAATGGGCTTCATCTTGCTACACAGCCACATAAGCCAGGAGAAACAGTTACTGTATAAAGCTGTAAAACCATTTGGGGTACAGCACTGGGTGACAGATCCCTTTAGCGATCACCTCTGCACTAGCAGAGGAAGAGAACTGGGGGCTGACCTCAAGAACAAGTCTGACTGCCTGACTGAAACCCACACTGCTCAGTGCTGGACCCTGTCCAAGTGGGTTTGCCTGTAATGTTTGAACCACCCGGGATCAAGAAGCATTCATGACCAGTCGCCCCGTGTCTGAGTGCACTCTCTGGTCCTTGTTAATTTATTCCTAAAGATTTATTCCTATGGCAAGCCCAAGCTGTAAACTAGAGAGTCTGAAGATCATACAATGCTcaaaaaggcattaaaaataaaattcagaatagGCTGCTAGCACTGAACTCTACTTAAGGTTAGTGTGATCCAGCTAAGCTGCCACATACTCAACAAAGCAGCTCTTATTCCTGAGTGcctgggaagggacctttaaacAGAATTATTGAACCTGCCAACTCCAACAAGCAGCAAGGCTGAGCAGCAGGACCCTGATGCTGTCTCTTCTCTACTCTGCTTCAAACCTGGGTACTGCCTGtctgctgagctctgggctCCAGATGGGTAAGAGTCACAAAGGGAGAACTCCTGGCTTTACTCCATGCACCCACTGCCACCAGGCACTCTGCTGCCATCTGCTATTTACCTTATAGGGAGAAATACTGCAATCTCCTCCTCAGGGCACGCATACCATCACTAGCATCTTCACTCATCTGAGCATTAATTTGCCAGTGAGATCAAAGCAGATCACCACGCAGACTCACTAAAAAACttgcaagatttttctttccatcaaaaatggaaaagtatGGTATAATCTTAATACAACAGAACATGGCTATTTGACCATTCTGTTCTACTCCCTagcattttaaatacacattcaCACTAATGGTATAATCTGCCTAAGAACGGAGGATGCAGAACCcctatttaaaaaatcaagatttttttccctacaaacTCATTAATCTGAGCACtgataaacttttaaaatacatcttgtGAAACTTactgaaaatgctttattaaaaaaaatctgcaaataaatatttcattaaatcaaTTTTTATCTTATAAAGCAACATCCAAAAAATTAATCCCAGTGATCCTTTATACATTTCCACTGTACTATCTGGACTGCCTGTGGGGTTGTTCCAGTAATAATGGCACATCAAAATTACCTAATTCATATGGATCCAGGCAAAAAATAACTACCATTTTGGGACAGAAAGCTGTTTGTTACTCTGTACCAAATCAACAAGCTTACATTGACTTTGTAAGGTAGAATCAAGTGAAATCAGTCACTTGCATTCTGCATCTTTTCCTCTACTGTATACAGACAGAAATACCAGAGGGAGGGGTGTGCTTTCCCGGTTGCACCAACGGGATGCAAAAAACTTAAAAGACAGCCTGGGACTGATGCAGACCTCCCAGCAGCTTTTCACCAGTACTGCAAGTTCCCATGGATGACACAGAGTTAAGTGTCATCAGAGTCAGGCTTCCACCATTTATCAGTTCAATCAGAAAACACCATGAAAAAAGCAAGAGCGAGCATGTTCTACTCACACGTACCCATCTGAAGGCTCTCCAGACTCCAAAAACGTGCCATTGCCCCCCTGGCTACCATGCTGCCGTCAGACCTCTAACAGGTGATGATGCTCAGTCCTACAGGGCTGGTGGAGGATCACAAAAGGCTCTGAGCTACCCACAGCTCGGAGGAACAGCCCGTTCACTGCCTTCAGCTCCCGGCGGTGCCTCCGAGGCCGAGCCCAGCTGGGAACTGCCAGCAGCACACTCAGCCGCTCAGCCTGGCTGCCGCGAGCTCCTGGCTCTCTGACATCATGGGGTGCCCTTAGGGAGGAAGttccagaaaagaaacaaaaacctaGCTGCCTGGCCCTGGCCGTGCTGAGCCTGTAGCCGCCCAGACCGTTCCCACAGAGCCTGAACATCATGAACAGAGCAAGCCAGGGagtgcatttgtttttcattaaagcaGCTAAATGCGATTTCAATCTATATTCAAATGACTGCAATCCAGAGGGAGAGACTATTCGGATGGGAGCTGGGAGTTCCTTTTATTACAACACTGTTCAGAGTATCGGTCCATCTTTGTCATACTCTACCAGCTAAAATTCCAGTAGAATTAAACAACTAAGGTATTTTTTGCACAATTTCTCTTGCTTCACAGGCAAATGCTGTATCATTATTTAGGGCACAAGCATCACAAGTGTTAAGGCTGCAGCAGACTGCTCCCAGGaaaagaggggaggagggagataTTTTCTCACTGAAACTACAAACTTAATCCAGCTGCTCCATGAAATAGGGAATGAAGCAGCAAAGCACTCAAACCACCCATCTTTCTCCGGGTCCGACCCAACCAGAGCACAACCTCATTCATGGCCCAGCATTCACCACCCCTGCATCTGTCCTCCCACAGTGAAGCTGGATCAGTCCATGCACTGGAAGtaaaggcaggagctgctcccatcAGGAGAGTGCACAGCCTTCTGCAACCTATGTCTGCACACAGCACTATGCTAACTGTTTGGAAAGCCCCATAAACTTTATGGCTTCTTCTTTACCTGCAAACTGTTGCTCATCTGAGCCTGTCCTGTGACTGGGGACTGCCTTCTCCAGGGATGTGTTCAGAAAACCCTGGAGGCATTTCTGCACACAGCAACTTCTCAACACCCACTGAAATCACATGGTTTTCTCCAGCGCTGTCtcagacagagaaggaaaggccAAACATCGCCCTGCAATTATTAATGCCACCTTCCTGCAAAAATCCTGTTTGTGCTGCACTGCATGGGAGACTGACAGAAATTAGCTTCTGAATCTCTTAAACTTCCCTATTATTTCTTGCTGCAAGGGCTCTAGTTGGAtagcagaataaaaacaagCTACTACAAAAGATCTTCACAGACAGCATTTTTGTTGGCataagccattaaaaaaaaacaagccgGCAAACAGAAGTGACACTGATGACGCTGAAGTGCTGATGATCCTGGCACCTGCAAGTGAAAACTTCACACTTTTGATCAGCCAGAACACAAGCTCTTTGCCATGTTAAAACCCTGCCCACCAGGGAAAAACAGTTTAACTGCCAAAGGAAAACCAGATCAAACCCCATACAGCTCTTTCACAAGACACTTTAAAAACAACCTctgaaaaacaacccaaaaatcTTTTGGTCTGATTTTTGCAGAAAGGAACAGACTGTGTGCTTTTGCCCAATGACTAACTTAATGCCActgtgggatgctgctgggatggagggggctctgctgtccctcctTTGCATGGGCACATCTGGCAACTGTGCAGCCACAAACTGAA
It includes:
- the SPATA13 gene encoding spermatogenesis-associated protein 13 isoform X6 — its product is MVARGAMARFWSLESLQMVAADGATESSALVDDNGSEEDYSYEELCQAAPRYLQPGGEQLAINELISDGTVVYAEALWDHVTMDDQELGFKAGDVIRVLEASNKDWWWGRNEDKEAWFPASFVRLRVNQEEVPENCSNIQDEEQDSDISKHRQKIAENRDQMRTNVIQEIMKTERVYIKHLKDICEGYIRQCRKHTGMFTTSQLSTIFGNIEDIYKFQRKFLKDLEKQYNKEEPHLSEIGSCFLQHQEGFAIYSEYCNNHPSACIELSKLMKQGKYRHFFEACRLLQQMIDIAIDGFLLTPVQKICKYPLQLAELLKYTTQEHSDYSNIKAAYEAMKNVACLINERKRRLESIDKIARWQVSIVDWEGPDVLARSSELIHSGELTKISKQGKSQQRTFFLFDHQLVFCKKDLLRRDILYYKDRIDMDEMEIVDTEDGRDKDFNINVKNAFKIINRTTEEIHLFCAKKQEDKKRWMEACESERRRVREDKEMGMEISENQKKQAMQNARKSRQGKMKGVSYNGCPVPPPHQTLHPLHQRHITVPTSVPQQQVFALAEPKRKPSLFWHTFNKLTPFKK